The sequence below is a genomic window from Candidatus Nanopelagicales bacterium.
GTCGTCGCCACGCGTGGTAGGGAGTTGCGATGATCGGTCGCCGTCGCGTCGTCGTCCTGAGTGTCTCCGTCGCGTGCGTGGCGGGAGTCGCCGTCGTACCACCGACCCTCGCGGCAGCGGAGCAGGCGCCGCGGGCGACCGCGTTGCGGTGGGCCCCCTGCGCCGACGAGGCGCTGGCGGACGGCGGGTTCGAGTGCGCCTCGATGAAGGTGCCCCAGGACCGGCGCAGGCCCGCCGGCCCGACGTTCACGCTGGCCCTGGTGCGGCATCGGGCGAGTGGTACGTCGGAGGAGCGGATCGGCTCGCTGATCTACAACCCCGGGGGCCCCGGCGGTTCGGGCCTGGACACGATCGCGGGCAACTGGGACCGGCTGCCGGACGTGGTGAAGCAGCGCTTCGACCTGGTGTCGTGGGACCCGCGCGGGGTCAACCAGTCCAGCCCCTCCCTGGCGAAGGAGGGCTGCCGGACGGCCTGGCCCCAGCGGCCCCTGACCGGCCCGGTGGACTGGGCGGCGGTGACTCGCCGCTTCATCACCGACCTCGGGGCCGTCAACCGCCAGTGCGAACGGAAGGTCGGTGCGGCCCTCGAGCACATGGGCACGATGGAGGCGGTGGCGGATCTCGACCGGATCCGCGCCGCGGTCGGTGACGAGAAGCTGACGTACTGGGGGCTGAGCTATGGCACTCGGATCGGCTACGTCTACGCGCTGCGCTACCCCGACCGGGTCCGCGCCATCGTGCTGGACGGTTCCATCGACCCGGCCTCGACGGCACTGAGCCTGACCGAGGGAGGCGTCGGGCCGGACCAGGCGTACGGGTCCTTCGCCGACGTCTACCCGGAGTCGAACCGTCGCTGGCTGCGGGTCATGTCGGTGCTCAACAGGCGCACCGTGAAGCTTGCCGACGGCCAGGTCCTCGACCGGTCCGTCGCGCTCGACTTCGTGTACGGCTTCATCGCCCAGCAGAGCGCCTACCCGGTGGTGGCGACCTTCGTGGACGCCTGGCACGCGGCGATCTTCGGCACGGGCGCGGCGCAGCAGGAGGGCCGGGAGGCCGGGGCGCAGGCGGTGGAGTTCCAGCGAGCTCTGCCCAACAGCAACGCCGGCGGTGTCTTCTCGGTGGTCAACTGCCTGGACTACGCCGACCGCCCGTCGACGGCACAGGTCATCGCCGCGGTCCGCCAGACGAAGCGCTGGGCGCC
It includes:
- a CDS encoding alpha/beta fold hydrolase, translated to MIGRRRVVVLSVSVACVAGVAVVPPTLAAAEQAPRATALRWAPCADEALADGGFECASMKVPQDRRRPAGPTFTLALVRHRASGTSEERIGSLIYNPGGPGGSGLDTIAGNWDRLPDVVKQRFDLVSWDPRGVNQSSPSLAKEGCRTAWPQRPLTGPVDWAAVTRRFITDLGAVNRQCERKVGAALEHMGTMEAVADLDRIRAAVGDEKLTYWGLSYGTRIGYVYALRYPDRVRAIVLDGSIDPASTALSLTEGGVGPDQAYGSFADVYPESNRRWLRVMSVLNRRTVKLADGQVLDRSVALDFVYGFIAQQSAYPVVATFVDAWHAAIFGTGAAQQEGREAGAQAVEFQRALPNSNAGGVFSVVNCLDYADRPSTAQVIAAVRQTKRWAPRYGAALALMFGAGCSGLSVKPDPIPVMTGAGSSLPVLILGSSRDGSTVVQWTARMSRAFPRSRTVTYAGGQHVTWGYAGSECVNEVANAYVLDLTLPPTDRACPNSLEVAQ